Proteins co-encoded in one Zootoca vivipara chromosome 3, rZooViv1.1, whole genome shotgun sequence genomic window:
- the HIVEP2 gene encoding transcription factor HIVEP2 — protein sequence MDSGDTAVGQNATSRSGETAKVPSRWRQEHSANVKMSALGSLEGQTQRDPEHMGDPASAQLFNSGKGVSSSDVAQQATDKQYTQHLPSPYSCQHSLSFPQHSLPQGFLHNLKPHQSLEGHKWQFPGHLQPVASEDLFPFHVHGHSGSFSRKKISSLNPAYSQYSQKCIEQHSEDGHKKEHKPKKPGKYICPYCSRACAKPSVLKKHIRSHTGERPYPCVPCGFSFKTKSNLYKHRKSHAHAIKAGLVPFTESAVSKLDLDASFIDVEAEIHSDGEQSTDTDEETSIFVEGSDKLSPVPQIPLDIGSRSGFHSSIEESLGNPMKVPILIIPKSGVQLPCESSPHIGSDNLQNTLISKSDDSHTVKQRLALRLSEKKGQDSEQSLNLLSPHSKGSTDSGYFSRSESAEQQISPPNTNAKSYEEIIFGKFYRINQRMAQPLATANQDRSSMGRKGKAEPLPLTNPRLEMKMLEERMSPNKEALIDPSKMSTIKSSQVFNDSSMESKQSQNVTSSIKSESMLYPGSHPSDSSLLEPPADTNPLIRSNSMPTSSATNLNVPPALRGSHSFDERMTGSDDVFYPGTIGTPHQRMLIRQAAFELPSLQEGHSDSEYHGRIAKNIMVASSRSTVGEKGSGMREKKLLTGERPFYEGDASGKHYRKWEDYGPLKQSYRDTPSLGGSKQGGEFYPESSAQLQAVSSSYSITFETRKRRIQKSVGDEEDTPSLCSGASGSPMSGDFDPKLQVQEAPRTRYAIQSHDSSVHSHPDRFEICRSHLQSGSPATSLEECSLTSDQEKASESLNRKGNVISVIQHTNSLSRPNSFERSESTELVVCQQDKMYSSSETCESEVADSPMSPDRVPQMENADSIVCKQPSLSQHSQSYHMQPRLVRQHNIQVPEIRVTEEPDKPEREREAPAKEPEKPAEEFQWPQRSETLSQLPAEKLPPKKKRLRLADLEHSSGESSFESTGTSLSRSPSQESNLSHSSSLSMSFEREDSIKFVTSTRQDEFGKQSEFLTVPAGGYSLSVPGHHQQKEMRRCSSEQMPCPHPAEIPEIRSKSFDYGNLTHASAVGLPPTSLSPARERKKCFLVRQASFSGSPEISQADPSMEQNIKQEQTEHGHAGLRSSHVAWPHSPSSVQSDDSGKQSASSCPPRSTSLSPLSHSSIPQAPYIPSKYSTEQQHLFALQEKVPFLPFQNTLLQFPYPSVCMVHLPSQPLWPSELSQSPFPHHFVQQLQKTYSKQPFSTESHPGYHLEYAQEHIRKKTADYVHAKEQTYQRYSGTSGQYSKNALATYQPDCSIKSTDTSSEQQLQVDFETQNIGPAQSLPGTVVPVRIQTHVPSYGSVMYTSISQILAQSSSPAIVICKVDETLSQRTLATSATMHDIGFNIAQMLGQHGGLWKVPQTLSLNLDPSIPLCLTSSSDSASTLGGNKRMLSPASSLELFMETKQQKRVKDEKMYGQIVEELSAVELTSSDIKKSFPRPQKPQLVRQSCTTEPKESVPSSSPLPSSSSQDLPATNMPLTELSPVSREKLLSFDSASPGQKSSGTSEGQESPEELDVDEASSDMSLSPTRLPSAESQIEDEPKQQKLPFGMLVKMASQPSGKAVTSTILLTDLTDFQQILQFPSLRTTTTVSWCFLNYTKPSFVQQTTLKSSVYASWCISSCNPNPSGLSTKITLALLRSKQKNSTEMYTLAPMYRPGTGKLTSSSAWKQFAQMKQEPFFLYGSKFEKKVAGNVIKERIKGDSHGDKDIVSKQTEPMRIKIFEGGYKSNEDYVYVRGRGRGKYICEECGIRCKKPSMLKKHIRTHTDVRPYICKLCNFAFKTKGNLTKHMKSKAHMKKCLELGVSMTSVDDAETEEAENMDDTHHEVKKSSMAGSSMEHQFSDAEESDGDDGEDNDDDDEDEDDFDDTLGDSTPKTRSRSTSPQPPRFSSSVNAATASYGGSPDSSVGHSSLISLLVTLPSIQVTQLLTPSDTCDDSQMTEYQRFFQNKSTDSEPDKDRLDIPCCMDEDYIVSLESNSPRDFSSSSRQSSPGYDSSPYRDNSPKRYLMPKGDLSPRRHLSPRREISPIRHVSPRKEAVLRRELSPRRDVSPRRHLSPRRPMSPGKDASSRRDLSPRRERRYLASVRAASPRRGLYHNPTLPMGQYLQSESVPLGQSSSRPGLFQGSYFNISGEKGLLEHHGSNLFPESPTDYVFSHLPLHSQQQLRAPIPMMPIGGIQMVHSVPSALSGLHPPSILSLPKEGSGEKKRAASETITQESCIVLKHHEKRTCPHALHTAAQGAASPSQLLLLQQSTSEDGVVEREQEENIQTCTKAIASLRIAAEEGLHGTEQSQRDSEPPQEPSESAHFSIKHFSGSEPGQICASATSPDLHSGEKDLFGTSQTAVSHSTFYSKSSADVRQLGYLSKKDSPSSTPERRESPSEKSNPQRSENV from the exons ATGGACTCCGGAGATACAGCTGTAGGGCAAAATGCTACCTCAAGGTCTGGAGAAACAGCTAAAGTACCAAGTAGATGGAGGCAGGAACATTCGGCTAATGTTAAGATGAGCGCACTTGGCAGCCTGGAAGGACAGACACAAAGGGACCCCGAACACATGGGGGACCCGGCATCTGCACAGCTTTTCAATTCTGGGAAAGGAGTGTCATCTAGCGATGTTGCCCAGCAAGCCACAGACAAGCAATACACGCAGCACCTTCCGAGTCCGTACTCATGTCAACATTCACTTTCTTTCCCCCAGCATTCATTGCCACAAGGATTCCTGCACAACCTGAAACCGCATCAGAGCCTAGAAGGCCACAAATGGCAGTTTCCTGGCCACCTGCAGCCGGTTGCCTCCGAGGACTTGTTTCCATTTCACGTGCATGGCCATAGCGGAAGCTTCTCCAGGAAGAAGATTTCGAGTCTGAACCCTGCTTATAGCCAGTATTCTCAGAAGTGTATAGAGCAACATTCGGAAGATGGGCATAAGAAAGAACACAAACCCAAAAAGCCTGGCAAATACATTTGCCCATACTGTAGCCGGGCTTGTGCCAAACCTAGTGTACTTAAGAAACATATTCGGTCTCACACTGGGGAACGTCCGTACCCTTGTGTCCCTTGTGGCTTCTCGTTTAAGACAAAGAGCAATTTATACAAGCACAGGAAATCGCATGCCCATGCGATCAAAGCGGGATTAGTACCTTTCACAGAGTCGGCGGTATCTAAATTGGACCTAGACGCCAGTTTTATCGATGTGGAGGCAGAGATACATTCAGATGGCGAGCAGAGTACAGATACTGATGAAGAGACTTCGATATTTGTCGAAGGTTCTGACAAACTGAGCCCCGTTCCGCAGATTCCATTGGACATTGGTAGCAGAAGTGGCTTTCACTCATCCATAGAAGAATCCCTGGGCAACCCAATGAAAGTCCCCATTTTGATTATTCCCAAAAGTGGCGTGCAGTTACCATGTGAAAGCTCCCCACACATTGGATCTGACAATCTGCAGAACACATTAATTAGTAAGTCTGATGACTCTCACACAGTTAAGCAGCGACTTGCACTAAGACTATCTGAGAAAAAAGGGCAGGATTCTGAGCAGTCATTAAATCTCTTGAGCCCCCACAGCAAAGGAAGTACTGACTCTGGTTATTTTTCGCGCTCAGAGAGTGCCGAGCAGCAAATAAGCCCACCAAATACAAACGCAAAGTCTTATGAAGAAATAATCTTTGGAAAATTCTATAGGATTAATCAAAGGATGGCACAACCTTTAGCGACAGCCAATCAGGATCGTAGCTCGATGGGTAGAAAAGGCAAGGCAGAGCCCCTACCTCTCACAAACCCTAGATTAGAAATGAAGATGCTCGAAGAGCGAATGTCTCCAAATAAAGAAGCACTAATTGATCCTAGCAAAATGAGCACTATAAAAAGTAGCCAAGTCTTTAACGACAGCAGTATGGAATCCAAACAGTCTCAGAATGTCACATCATCCATCAAAAGTGAATCAATGCTTTATCCAGGAAGCCACCCAAGTGATTCATCTCTCCTAGAGCCGCCAGCAGATACAAACCCACTTATTAGAAGCAACTCCATGCCAACTTCATCTGCAACCAACTTGAATGTCCCTCCAGCTTTAAGAGGAAGCCATTCATTTGATGAGAGGATGACTGGTTCTGATGATGTGTTTTACCCTGGGACAATAGGAACCCCCCACCAGCGCATGCTAATACGACAAGCAGCCTTTGAGCTGCCATCGCTGCAGGAAGGACACTCGGATTCAGAGTACCATGGGAGAATAGCAAAGAACATTATGGTGGCTTCCAGCAGGTCAACTGTAGGAGAAAAAGGGTCAGGCATGAGAGAGAAGAAGTTGCTAACAGGGGAGAGGCCGTTTTACGAGGGGGATGCCTCTGGAAAGCACTACAGGAAATGGGAAGATTATGGGCCTTTGAAGCAAAGCTATAGAGACACACCATCTCTGGGCGGGTCAAAGCAAGGGGGAGAATTTTATCCCGAATCATCTGCACAGTTGCAGGCGGTATCTTCTTCATATAGCATTACCTTTGAAACTAGAAAGCGCAGAATACAAAAGAGTGTTGGAGATGAGGAAGACACTCCATCCCTGTGCAGCGGTGCTTCCGGCAGCCCTATGAGTGGCGATTTTGATCCTAAATTACAGGTCCAGGAGGCACCAAGGACCAGATATGCCATCCAAAGCCACGACAGTTCTGTGCACTCTCACCCGGACCGCTTTGAAATTTGCAGATCCCACCTGCAGTCTGGAAGCCCAGCCACAAGTTTAGAAGAATGCTCCTTGACAAGCGATCAAGAAAAGGCTTCAGAGTCCCTGAACAGAAAAGGCAACGTAATCTCTGTCATTCAACACACAAATTCATTAAGCCGGCCCAACTCGTTTGAAAGGTCTGAATCTACAGAGCTTGTCGTTTGCCAGCAAGATAAGATGTATTCATCGTCTGAGACTTGTGAAAGTGAGGTTGCAGATTCCCCAATGAGCCCAGATAGGGTCCCGCAAATGGAAAATGCGGACAGCATTGTTTGCAAGCAGCCTTCTTTGTCCCAACATTCTCAGTCATATCACATGCAGCCCAGGCTTGTTCGCCAGCATAATATACAGGTACCTGAAATCCGTGTGACGGAGGAGCCCGATAAAcccgagagagagagggaagcccCAGCCAAAGAGCCGGAGAAGCCTGCAGAAGAGTTCCAGTGGCCACAGAGGAGTGAAACCCTTTCTCAGCTGCCAGCCGAGAAGCTACCTCCGAAGAAGAAACGCTTGCGGCTGGCCGACTTGGAGCACTCCTCTGGAGAGTCCAGCTTTGAGTCCACGGGGACGAGCCTTTCTCGCAGCCCTAGCCAAGAGAGCAATTTGTCCCATAGTTCCAGTTTGTCCATGTCCTTCGAGAGGGAGGACAGTATCAAGTTCGTAACGTCAACAAGGCAGGATGAGTTTGGCAAACAGTCTGAGTTTTTAACCGTCCCGGCTGGCGGTTACTCACTCTCTGTCCCTGGGCATCACCAACAGAAGGAAATGAGGCGCTGCTCGTCCGAACAGAtgccctgcccccaccctgctGAAATCCCTGAGATCCGAAGCAAATCCTTTGACTACGGGAATCTGACTCATGCTTCTGCAGTAGGTCTGCCTCCTACCTCTTTATCTCcagcaagagaaaggaaaaaatgcttTTTGGTTCGCCAGGCTTCTTTCAGTGGTTCTCCGGAGATTTCCCAAGCTGATCCAAGCATGGAACAAAATATAAAGCAAGAGCAAACGGAGCACGGGCACGCCGGCCTTCGGTCTTCCCATGTGGCTTGGCCTCATTCCCCTTCTTCTGTCCAATCGGATGACTCTGGGAAGCAGTCTGCCAGTTCTTGTCCCCCACGCAGCACCAGTTTATCTCcactttcccattcctcaatCCCGCAAGCACCTTATATTCCAAGCAAATACTCAACAGAACAGCAACATCTGTTTGCACTGCAGGAAAAGGTTCCCTTTCTCCCCTTCCAGAACACGTTGTTGCAGTTTCCGTATCCGTCGGTCTGCATGGTTCACTTGCCCTCTCAGCCCCTGTGGCCTTCGGAACTCTCTCAGTCCCcctttccacatcattttgtaCAGCAGCTTCAGAAAACTTACTCCAAGCAACCTTTCTCAACCGAAAGCCACCCTGGTTACCACCTGGAATATGCTCAGGAGCATATCAGAAAGAAAACTGCTGATTATGTGCATGCTAAAGAGCAAACCTACCAGCGTTACTCAGGAACATCAGGACAGTATTCTAAAAATGCACTTGCAACATACCAGCCCGATTGTAGCATTAAATCAACCGATACCTCTTCTGAACAACAGCTACAGGTGGATTTTGAAACCCAGAATATTGGGCCTGCCCAATCGTTACCGGGCACAGTTGTTCCCGTCAGAATCCAGACCCATGTGCCATCCTATGGTAGTGTTATGTACACAAGCATTTCCCAGATTCTTGCTCAGAGCAGCAGCCCTGCCATTGTCATTTGCAAAGTCGACGAGACTCTTTCTCAAAGGACATTAGCCACCAGTGCAACCATGCATGACATAGGATTCAACATAGCGCAGATGTTAGGCCAGCATGGAGGGTTGTGGAAAGTACCGCAGACCTTGTCCCTGAACTTAGATCCCTCCATCCCATTGTGCTTAACCTCCAGCTCAGATAGTGCCTCTACCCTAGGCGGAAACAAGCGAATGCTTTCACCGGCAAGCAGCCTGGAGCTCTTCATGGAAACCAAGCAACAAAAGAGAGTAAAGGATGAAAAGATGTATGGGCAGATTGTTGAGGAGCTAAGTGCTGTAGAACTCACCAGTTCAGACATAAAGAAAAGCTTCCCCAGACCTCAAAAGCCTCAGCTGGTTAGGCAGAGCTGTACTACTGAGCCAAAAGAAAGTGTGCCGTCCTCCTCTCCGTTGCCGTCCTCATCATCTCAAGATTTGCCAGCTACCAACATGCCTCTCACTGAACTTTCCCCAGTAAGCAGGGAGAAGCTCCTTAGCTTTGACTCTGCTTCTCCAGGGCAAAAGTCTAGTGGTACCTCGGAAGGCCAAGAATCCCCAGAAGAACTGGACGTAGATGAAGCATCATCTGACATGAGTCTCAGCCCCACCAGGTTGCCATCAGCGGAAAGCCAGATAGAAGATGAACCCAAGCAACAGAAATTGCCGTTTGGTATGTTGGTAAAAATGGCATCGCAGCCAAGTGGGAAAGCGGTGACTTCGACAATTCTCCTGACAGATCTCACAGACTTCCAGCAAATCCTACAGTTCCCTAGTTTGCGCACTACCACAACTGTGAGCTGGTGCTTCTTAAACTACACAAAGCCTAGTTTTGTTCAGCAAACAACcctgaaatcttctgtttatgctTCATGGTGCATTAGTTCTTGTAACCCAAACCCATCAGGATTGAGTACGAAGATTACCCTTGCCCTCCTACGGTCTAAGCAGAAAAACAGCACGGAAATGTATACACTGGCTCCAATGTATAGGCCCGGAACAGGGAAACTGACATCATCAAGTGCATGGAAACAGTTTGCTCAG atgaaacAGGAGCCGTTCTTCCTATACGGCAGCAAGTTTGAAAAGAAAGTAGCGGGGAATGTTATCAAAGAAAGAATTAAAGGAGACAGCCATGGTGATAAAGATATCGTATCCAAACAAACTGAGCCAATGCGAATTAAGATTTTTGAAGGAGG GTATAAATCCAACGAGGATTATGTATATGTCAGAGGACGAGGGCGTGGAAAGTACATTTGTGAAGAATGTGGGattcgctgcaagaagccaagcatGCTCAAAAAACATATCCGAACTCATACAGATGTACGGCCTTATATATGCAAGTTGTGCAATTTTGCCTTCAAAACAAAAG gaaaTCTGACAAAACATATGAAATCTAAGGCACACATGAAAAAATGCCTGGAGCTGGGGGTATCTATGACATCGGTGGATGATGCTGAAACAGAAGAAGCAG AAAATATGGATGACACACATCACGAAGTCAAGAAGAGCAGCATGGCTGGCTCGTCAATGGAGCACCAGTTCTCTGATGCTGAGGAATCTGATGGAGATGATGGAGAGgacaacgatgatgatgatgaagacgaGGATGATTTTGATGACACCCTTGGAGATTCAACACCCAAAACAAGATCCCGAAGCACTAGCCCCCAACCCCCAAGGTTCTCCTCATCTGTGAATGCTGCTACAGCATCCtatgggggttctcctgacagtTCAGTGGGACATTCATCCTTGATAAGTTTACTGGTCACTTTACCAAGCATTCAGGTTACTCAGCTCCTCACACCAAGTGACACTTGTGATGATTCACAGATGACAGAATATCAGAGGTTTTTCCAGAACAAAAGTACAGATTCAGAACCGGACAAAGATAGACTTGACATACCTTGCTGCATGGATGAAGACTACATTGTTTCTTTGGAGTCCAACTCTCCTAGAGACTTTTCATCTTCTAGCCGACAGTCCTCACCTGGGTATGATTCTTCACCGTACAGAGATAATTCGCCAAAGAGGTATTTGATGCCCAAAGGAGATTTGTCACCTAGAAGACATTTATCACCAAGGAGAGAGATTTCGCCCATCAGACACGTATCACCCAGGAAGGAAGCTGTACTGAGGAGAGAGTTATCACCACGGAGAGATGTGTCACCAAGACGCCATCTATCACCAAGGAGACCCATGTCACCTGGGAAAGACGCATCCTCCCGAAGAGATCTGTCTCCACGAAGAGAGAGAAGGTATTTGGCCTCAGTTAGAGCAGCATCACCCCGAAGAGGGTTGTACCATAACCCAACATTGCCCATGGGCCAGTATTTGCAGTCGGAATCAGTTCCATTGGGACAGTCG AGTTCAAGACCAGGATTGTTCCAGGGATCTTATTTCAATATTTCTGGAGAAAAGGGACTTCTGGAGCATCACGGATCTAACCTGTTCCCTGAGAGTCCTACTGACTATGTCTTCAGCCACCTCCCACTACACTCTCAGCAGCAGCTTCGTGCACCCATCCCAATGATGCCCATTGGCGGCATCCAAATGGTCCACTCGGTACCTTCAGCCCTTTCAGGTTTACATCCTCCGTCCATCTTGTCCCTCCCCAAAGAGGGCTCTGGTGAAAAGAAGAGGGCAGCTTCGGAAACCATCACTCAAGAATCGTGCATTGTTTTGAAGCACCATGAGAAGCGCACCTGCCCTCACGCTCTGCACACTGCGGCTCAAGGCGCTGCATCGCcttctcagctgctgctgctgcaacaaagcACTTCGGAAGACGGCGTCGtcgagagggagcaggaggaaaaCATACAGACTTGTACAAAAGCCATAGCTTCTCTCCGAATCGCAGCCGAGGAAGGCCTACATGGGACAGAGCAGTCGCAGAGGGATTCTGAGCCTCCGCAGGAACCCTCGGAAAGTGCACATTTTAGCATTAAACACTTTAGTGGCTCTGAGCCAGGCCAGATCTGTGCCTCAGCCACCTCCCCTGACTTGCACAGTGGCGAAAAGGACCTTTTTGGTACATCACAGACTGCAGTATCTCATTCCACCTTTTACAGCAAAAGCAGTGCGGATGTCAGACAGTTAGGCTATCTTAGTAAGAAAGATTCCCCATCAAGCACACCGGAAAGAAGAGAATCACCCTCCGAAAAAAGCAACCCACAGCGATCTGAAAATGTGTGA